The proteins below are encoded in one region of Myxococcales bacterium:
- a CDS encoding AzlD domain-containing protein, protein MTNFAWLCTLVVAIGTLLIRASFLTLYPADRLPYRVKQGLQFLPAAALSGLVAYTLQSGLTLEFSLTNIARVIALAVATVVAQRTKKIVWTLLSGLAVMWLLNAF, encoded by the coding sequence ATGACGAATTTTGCCTGGCTATGCACCCTTGTCGTAGCCATCGGAACTTTACTCATTCGTGCCAGTTTTCTAACCCTCTACCCGGCCGATCGTCTGCCTTACCGCGTTAAGCAGGGTTTGCAATTTCTACCGGCTGCTGCGCTCAGCGGCCTGGTTGCCTATACACTTCAATCGGGTTTGACCCTCGAATTTTCACTAACCAACATTGCTCGAGTTATTGCGCTCGCTGTAGCTACCGTCGTTGCTCAACGCACTAAAAAAATAGTTTGGACACTGTTAAGTGGACTTGCAGTCATGTGGCTGCTCAACGCTTTTTAG